One region of Psychrobacter sp. DAB_AL43B genomic DNA includes:
- a CDS encoding calcium/sodium antiporter, translating to MGLAVIAVLIGLTILVWSADVFIEGATTLANHLRVPNFLVGVVILGLGTSAPEMVVSVLAALQGSPELALGNAYGSNIMNIALVLGITALISPIIIHSSIVKRDLPLLLVITMLAAWQLRDGQLSQTDGVLLLLGLLAVLTFQIIVGLREGKSTTENRDNIDNSKAETAGLSRGLASLVIGMSILVLGSRAIVWGAVELATYWGLSELIIGLTIVAVGTSLPELVASLSAARKGEHDIALGNIIGSNTFNTLGVVGLAALIAPIQADPIILSRDVLAMGLLTTLLVVLSVLAFISKRQLGRISGSILLLFFIGYTILLAKTFNL from the coding sequence ATGGGGCTGGCAGTCATCGCAGTATTGATTGGTCTGACTATTTTGGTTTGGAGTGCCGATGTCTTTATTGAGGGCGCGACCACACTAGCAAACCATCTACGCGTTCCCAATTTTCTTGTCGGTGTCGTCATTTTAGGCTTGGGAACGTCAGCACCCGAGATGGTAGTATCTGTATTAGCAGCGCTACAAGGCAGCCCTGAGCTGGCATTAGGGAACGCCTATGGCTCTAATATCATGAACATTGCCTTAGTATTGGGAATCACAGCACTTATCAGCCCCATTATCATTCACAGTAGCATCGTCAAACGCGACTTGCCGCTGTTACTTGTCATTACCATGCTGGCAGCATGGCAGCTGCGCGATGGGCAACTCAGTCAGACAGACGGTGTCCTGCTATTGCTAGGATTGTTAGCGGTATTAACTTTTCAGATAATTGTCGGTTTGCGTGAGGGGAAGAGTACAACAGAAAATAGAGACAATATAGATAATAGCAAAGCTGAAACCGCTGGTTTATCTCGCGGTTTGGCAAGCTTAGTAATTGGCATGTCGATATTGGTATTAGGCTCACGCGCTATCGTCTGGGGCGCGGTCGAACTTGCAACCTATTGGGGGCTGAGCGAACTGATTATTGGTTTAACGATTGTTGCAGTTGGTACGTCATTACCTGAATTGGTTGCTAGCTTGTCAGCCGCACGTAAAGGTGAGCATGATATAGCATTGGGCAATATTATTGGCTCTAATACCTTTAATACCTTGGGAGTAGTAGGACTTGCAGCGCTCATCGCCCCTATTCAAGCTGACCCAATTATTTTGTCACGCGATGTTTTGGCGATGGGGCTGCTTACCACGTTATTGGTTGTGCTTTCTGTATTGGCTTTTATCAGCAAACGCCAACTTGGGCGTATTTCGGGTTCTATATTGCTACTATTTTTCATCGGTTATACGATATTACTGGCAAAAACTTTTAATCTATAG
- a CDS encoding 50S ribosomal protein L25/general stress protein Ctc, whose amino-acid sequence MAIDHFAINAVDRSAEQQGKGASRRLRKQNLVPAIIYGGGEEPTAISIKINELVKSLEYEAFFSQILTITTDKGDEHQVVIKDLQRHPAKGFPMHADFQRIVKGQKINMNIPVHFTGREEAPGTKASGILSTLVTEIEIVCLPSQLPEYLEIDVSGMEIGDLFRLSDIKLPEGVIIFDLDMEDAHDRTIVNMQAPTVEEVDEDTEVDAAEVPATAQSDSAAEDKDGK is encoded by the coding sequence ATGGCTATTGATCATTTTGCAATCAACGCGGTTGACCGCTCTGCTGAACAACAAGGTAAAGGTGCGAGCCGCCGCCTACGTAAGCAGAACCTAGTTCCTGCTATCATTTATGGTGGCGGTGAAGAACCAACGGCTATCTCAATCAAAATCAACGAGCTAGTAAAGTCACTTGAATATGAAGCCTTCTTTTCACAAATTTTGACCATCACGACCGATAAAGGCGATGAGCATCAAGTTGTTATCAAAGATCTACAACGCCATCCTGCTAAAGGTTTCCCAATGCATGCTGACTTCCAGCGCATTGTGAAAGGTCAGAAAATCAACATGAACATTCCTGTACATTTCACTGGTCGTGAAGAAGCGCCTGGTACGAAAGCTAGTGGTATTCTATCAACGCTAGTAACTGAGATCGAAATCGTTTGCCTACCATCACAGCTACCTGAATATCTAGAAATAGATGTATCTGGTATGGAAATTGGTGATCTTTTCCGTCTATCAGACATCAAACTACCTGAAGGCGTTATCATCTTTGATCTTGATATGGAAGATGCACACGACCGTACGATCGTTAACATGCAAGCTCCAACGGTTGAAGAAGTTGACGAAGACACTGAAGTTGATGCAGCTGAAGTACCTGCTACTGCACAAAGTGATAGTGCAGCTGAAGATAAAGACGGCAAATAA
- the panD gene encoding aspartate 1-decarboxylase, whose amino-acid sequence MLLNMLKCKLHRARVTHAELHYEGSCGIDGDLLDLAGLRENESIDIYNVTNGKRFRTYAIRAEAGSGIISLNGAAAHMADLGDIVIICAYAHFDEVEASTYQPKLVYCNEDNSVKDTANIIPVQVA is encoded by the coding sequence ATGCTACTTAATATGCTCAAGTGCAAATTACATCGCGCCCGTGTTACTCATGCTGAGCTACACTACGAAGGCTCATGCGGTATTGACGGTGATTTATTAGACCTTGCCGGTCTACGTGAAAACGAATCTATCGACATCTATAATGTCACCAATGGTAAGCGCTTTCGCACCTACGCTATCCGCGCTGAGGCTGGCTCAGGTATTATCTCCTTAAACGGTGCAGCGGCTCATATGGCTGATTTAGGTGATATCGTCATCATCTGTGCTTACGCGCATTTTGATGAAGTTGAAGCGTCAACATATCAGCCAAAACTGGTCTATTGCAACGAGGACAACAGCGTTAAAGACACGGCGAATATTATTCCTGTACAAGTGGCGTAA
- the pth gene encoding aminoacyl-tRNA hydrolase yields the protein MAIKLIVGLGNPGQEYMFTRHNAGFWFVHHLAQQFNITLAPDKKFHGVTGRGQIHGSDVRLLMPLTFMNKSGQSVVPMVNFYGIDNDELLIAHDELDIPAGSIKLKTDGGHGGHNGLRDITPHIGNDFHRLRVGIGHPGHKSKVSGHVLSKASPDEQIAIDSALTAAFEALPLLLEGDVEKARSQINGFKLLD from the coding sequence ATGGCCATAAAGCTTATTGTCGGTCTTGGTAATCCTGGTCAGGAGTATATGTTTACGCGCCATAATGCAGGATTTTGGTTCGTTCACCATTTGGCTCAGCAGTTTAATATTACCCTCGCGCCCGACAAAAAATTCCACGGGGTGACAGGACGCGGGCAAATTCATGGCTCTGATGTGCGTCTGTTGATGCCGCTGACCTTTATGAATAAATCGGGCCAGTCGGTTGTGCCCATGGTTAATTTTTATGGCATTGATAATGACGAGTTATTAATCGCCCATGATGAGCTTGATATTCCAGCTGGTAGCATCAAACTGAAAACCGACGGTGGTCATGGCGGTCATAATGGTCTGCGTGACATCACCCCGCATATCGGCAACGATTTTCATCGTCTGCGTGTGGGTATTGGTCATCCGGGTCACAAATCTAAAGTCAGTGGACATGTCCTCTCGAAAGCCTCACCAGATGAGCAAATTGCCATTGATAGCGCATTGACGGCCGCTTTTGAAGCCCTACCGCTATTACTAGAAGGTGATGTCGAAAAGGCACGTTCGCAAATTAATGGCTTTAAGTTGCTTGATTAA
- a CDS encoding RDD family protein, with translation MSKSLPKRPSKFAAKNKAHHTSEIEELAIAKPGTRMAAILYDGMLILALLFLVGTVLTVIGTLLTMNAGTESSQAQSLPTWYQNFIMTPSLILTLVGFYGLFWRRGGQTLGMQTWRLKTVNSNGQLLSWGQSFKRILAASMMPIIFGIIGSVIGGSRAILLTSAFLGFVFNYAFCLFNSRGLAVQDMLSNSITLKMPKTENDGLWRVIRNRKQGK, from the coding sequence ATGTCAAAGAGTCTCCCTAAACGTCCCTCCAAATTTGCTGCTAAAAATAAAGCACATCATACCTCTGAGATTGAGGAGCTCGCGATTGCCAAACCAGGTACCCGTATGGCGGCTATTCTTTATGATGGCATGTTAATTTTAGCATTATTGTTCTTGGTCGGTACTGTGCTGACCGTTATTGGTACGCTATTGACCATGAATGCAGGTACAGAATCATCACAAGCCCAGTCGCTGCCAACTTGGTATCAAAACTTTATTATGACGCCGTCTCTTATACTGACGCTGGTCGGTTTTTATGGTTTGTTTTGGCGTCGTGGTGGTCAGACATTGGGTATGCAGACGTGGCGCTTAAAGACGGTCAATAGTAATGGTCAGTTGCTGAGCTGGGGGCAATCATTTAAGCGGATTTTGGCAGCCAGTATGATGCCGATTATATTTGGCATCATTGGTAGTGTTATTGGTGGCTCGCGCGCTATCTTATTAACCAGTGCATTTTTGGGCTTTGTCTTTAACTATGCGTTTTGCTTGTTTAACTCTCGCGGCCTCGCGGTGCAAGACATGTTATCTAATAGCATTACTTTAAAGATGCCAAAAACAGAAAATGATGGGCTATGGCGAGTGATTAGAAACCGCAAGCAAGGCAAATAG
- a CDS encoding ribose-phosphate pyrophosphokinase — protein sequence MPYLAIFTGNAHPELAKTVADHLHIPLGKADITRFSDGEIAVEIKEHVRGKDVFIMQPTCAPTNDNLMEIMMMADALRRSSAGRITAVMPYFGYARQDRRPRSARVPISAKVVADMLNIVSIDRVMTVDLHSDQIQGFFDIPVDNIYGTPVLLNDLQKQDYDNIMVVSPDVGGVVRARAMAKQLGDTDMAIIDKRRARANESQVMHIIGDVRDRDCVIVDDMVDTAGTLCKAAEALKANGARRVVAYITHPVLSGNALQNISESALDEIVVTDTIPLSDAAKACSKIRQVSIAPMLAESLRRINNEESISAMFDA from the coding sequence ATGCCTTATTTGGCGATTTTTACGGGTAATGCCCACCCTGAATTAGCAAAAACCGTAGCCGATCATCTTCATATACCTCTTGGTAAAGCTGACATCACGCGTTTTTCTGATGGCGAAATTGCCGTGGAAATCAAAGAACACGTACGCGGTAAAGACGTGTTTATCATGCAGCCTACTTGTGCACCGACCAACGACAATTTGATGGAAATCATGATGATGGCTGACGCTTTGCGTCGCTCTAGTGCTGGTCGTATCACAGCTGTCATGCCTTATTTTGGCTATGCGCGTCAAGACCGTCGTCCACGCTCAGCTCGTGTACCTATCTCAGCTAAAGTCGTCGCTGATATGTTAAACATCGTCAGTATCGATCGCGTGATGACCGTTGATTTACACTCAGATCAGATTCAAGGCTTCTTTGATATCCCAGTAGATAACATCTACGGCACCCCGGTATTACTCAACGACCTACAAAAACAAGATTATGACAACATCATGGTCGTCTCTCCTGACGTCGGCGGCGTCGTACGTGCGCGCGCGATGGCTAAGCAGTTAGGCGATACCGACATGGCGATTATTGATAAACGTCGTGCCCGTGCCAATGAATCACAAGTCATGCATATCATCGGTGATGTCCGTGACCGTGATTGCGTGATTGTTGATGACATGGTCGATACCGCAGGGACGCTATGTAAAGCTGCCGAAGCACTCAAAGCAAATGGTGCACGCCGCGTAGTGGCTTATATCACTCACCCTGTGTTGTCTGGTAATGCGCTGCAAAACATTAGTGAGTCGGCATTGGATGAGATTGTCGTCACTGACACGATTCCATTATCTGACGCTGCCAAAGCTTGTAGCAAAATTCGTCAAGTAAGCATCGCGCCAATGTTGGCTGAAAGCTTACGCCGTATCAATAACGAAGAATCTATCAGCGCGATGTTTGACGCTTAA